The genomic stretch TTGCCAAAGTCATTGCTGCAAAAGATGTGTTGCATGAGATTTTAGGCACAATCGACACCAAAGAAAAATTCGAAGAACATCGTCTGCAAATGGCTGAGCGCGTCTGGGAGCGTATGGAAACAACGCAATCCAAAGAATGTAAAACGTGTCACTCATTTGATGCCATGTCGTTTGAAGATATGGGACGACGCGCACGACGCAAACATCCAAAAGCGATGGAAGAAGGAAAGCACTGTATTCAGTGTCATAAAGGCGTGGTGCATGAACTGCCGCGCGATTATGAAGATTGAGACAGGGCAGGGTAGAAACAATGAAACTTATGAAACGCTTTGGCACTGCATTAACGCTCCTGACGGCCTTGACCTTCAGTGAAGCTGCTACTCCTGTTTTGGCTCAAGATGCAAATATTGATGCATCGGTCTCACGCGGTGGTCGTCTTTATAACGATTGGATGATTGAGCTTGATGAGCGTGCGCCTAAAAAAGCCAATCCCAAATATTCAGGTGAGACAAAAAGCGAAAAACAGATTGTTGATAGCTGGCGTTGTGTTACCTGTCATGGATGGGACTATAAAGGTGTCTCTCCTATCAAAGGGATCATGGGGAAATCGGGTGATAACCCGGCTTCTATCGTGAGTGTTCTCAAAGATGAGACCCA from Candidatus Terasakiella magnetica encodes the following:
- a CDS encoding NapC/NirT family cytochrome c, producing the protein MFSWLKKSGVKLGLAVGVLGTLVFVVTAGAMIEKTNTMEFCVSCHSMEQTVYQEYKKSLHYKNEYGVRVECPDCHVPQDYPDKLIAKVIAAKDVLHEILGTIDTKEKFEEHRLQMAERVWERMETTQSKECKTCHSFDAMSFEDMGRRARRKHPKAMEEGKHCIQCHKGVVHELPRDYED